The following proteins are encoded in a genomic region of Lujinxingia vulgaris:
- the glgA gene encoding glycogen synthase GlgA, translating into MDLSRYIRTKDTNSQMGRRRLNVLFASSEVAPFSKTGGLADVAASLPQALARRGHNVSIVTPLYKHLDPEAMRLSRRLNPLEVPRKSKNQSKLEVTVWESRLDSGVRVFFIDAPEYFDRDGLYGYDDQSFDDNAERFAFFSRAVVELAISSPMAIDIIHCNDWHTGLVPIYGKHYYAEELAQTRYVMTIHNLAFQGKFDAKQFKATGLPRKYNADGELQDESGSLNYLAGALRYADLITTVSPTYAREIQTEEAGFGLHEILKSRKESIQGVLNGADYGVWSPDIDRFIEVRYTVETLNGKRQNKAHLQHSLGLPVRPTLPLVGMVSRLTEQKGIDLVVPAIRSLLSDLKDERDGFQLVILGDGPDKVLKELKQLEEEFPRRARIIGGHDEAMAHRIQASADMLLVPSRFEPCGLTQIYAMRYGTVPVVHATGGLADTVTDLRDDPENGTGFVFTEHNADALAGAIERAGSAYRNYRKWRPLMVRDMARDFSWRESAIRYEELFLTTITAE; encoded by the coding sequence ATGGATTTGAGCCGCTACATCCGAACCAAAGACACCAACTCCCAGATGGGCCGCCGCCGGCTCAACGTGCTCTTCGCCTCCAGCGAAGTCGCCCCCTTCTCCAAGACCGGGGGCCTGGCCGATGTCGCCGCCAGCCTGCCTCAGGCGCTGGCGCGCCGCGGCCATAACGTCTCCATCGTTACCCCGCTCTACAAGCACCTCGATCCGGAGGCGATGCGCCTGAGCCGTCGCCTCAACCCGCTGGAAGTTCCCCGCAAGAGCAAAAACCAGTCCAAGCTCGAAGTCACCGTCTGGGAATCTCGCCTCGACAGCGGCGTGCGCGTCTTCTTCATCGACGCCCCCGAGTACTTCGATCGCGACGGCCTCTACGGCTACGACGACCAGAGCTTCGACGATAACGCCGAGCGCTTTGCCTTCTTCAGCCGCGCGGTCGTCGAGCTCGCCATCAGCTCGCCAATGGCCATCGACATCATCCATTGCAACGACTGGCACACGGGCCTGGTGCCCATCTACGGCAAGCATTACTACGCCGAAGAGCTCGCGCAGACGCGCTACGTAATGACGATTCACAACCTGGCTTTCCAGGGCAAGTTCGATGCGAAGCAGTTCAAGGCCACCGGCCTTCCCCGCAAGTACAACGCCGATGGCGAGCTTCAGGACGAGAGCGGCTCGCTGAACTACCTGGCCGGCGCGCTGCGCTACGCCGATCTGATCACCACCGTCAGCCCCACCTACGCCCGGGAGATTCAGACCGAGGAGGCCGGCTTTGGCCTCCACGAGATCCTGAAGTCGCGCAAAGAAAGCATCCAGGGGGTGCTCAACGGCGCCGACTACGGGGTGTGGTCGCCCGATATCGACCGTTTCATCGAGGTGCGCTACACCGTCGAGACGCTCAACGGAAAACGTCAGAACAAAGCTCACCTCCAACACAGCCTGGGCCTACCGGTTCGCCCCACGCTGCCGCTGGTGGGCATGGTCAGCCGCCTCACCGAACAAAAAGGCATCGATCTCGTCGTCCCGGCGATTCGCTCGCTGCTCTCCGATCTCAAGGACGAGCGAGACGGATTCCAGCTGGTGATTCTCGGCGACGGCCCCGACAAGGTGCTCAAAGAGCTCAAGCAGCTCGAAGAGGAGTTCCCGCGTCGTGCTCGCATCATCGGCGGTCACGATGAAGCGATGGCCCACCGCATCCAGGCCAGCGCCGACATGCTGCTCGTGCCCAGCCGCTTTGAGCCCTGCGGCCTCACCCAGATCTACGCGATGCGCTACGGCACCGTCCCGGTGGTGCACGCCACCGGCGGCCTGGCCGACACGGTGACCGATCTTCGCGACGATCCCGAAAACGGCACCGGCTTTGTCTTCACCGAGCATAACGCCGACGCCCTGGCCGGAGCCATCGAGCGTGCCGGCTCCGCCTACCGCAACTACCGAAAGTGGCGCCCCCTGATGGTGCGCGACATGGCCCGGGACTTCTCCTGGCGCGAATCGGCGATTCGTTACGAGGAGCTCTTCCTCACCACGATCACCGCCGAATAA
- a CDS encoding acyl-CoA carboxylase subunit beta yields MTTKSNAERLQELNDAAELGGGQARIDRQHEAGKLTARERIDLLLDAGTFVELDKFVTNRCNDFGMADQKIPGDGVVTGYGKVDGRLVYVFAQDFTVFGGSLSGAYAEKICKVMDLATKCGAPVIGLNDSGGARIQEGVASLAGYADIFYRNVRASGVVPQISAIMGPCAGGAVYSPAITDFIFMVQDTSYMFITGPEVVKTVTSQEVTKQELGGAHVHSETSGVSHFETQTEEECIAKIRELLSFVPSNNAEDAPFVPTDDAFDRRDAALDTLVPENPSKPYDIKELIGHVVDDGYFFEVQEAFARNMVVGFARLGGRSVGIVANQPAHLAGCLDINASLKGARFVRFCDAFNIPIVTLVDVPGFLPGVDQEYGGIIKHGAKLLFAYAEATVPKVTLITRKAYGGAYDVMSSKHIGADINFAYPTGEIAVMGPDGAVNIIFRKELAEADDPVARKDELVAEYRETFANPFKAAELGYIDEIIFPRDTRPRLIQALEMLENKRAENLPRKHGNIPL; encoded by the coding sequence ATGACCACCAAGTCCAACGCCGAACGTCTCCAGGAGCTTAACGACGCCGCCGAGCTCGGCGGCGGCCAGGCCCGCATCGACCGACAGCACGAGGCCGGCAAGCTCACAGCGCGCGAGCGCATCGACCTGCTGCTCGACGCGGGCACTTTCGTGGAGCTCGACAAGTTTGTCACCAACCGCTGCAACGACTTCGGCATGGCCGACCAGAAGATCCCCGGCGACGGTGTGGTCACGGGCTACGGCAAAGTCGACGGCCGCCTGGTCTACGTCTTCGCCCAGGACTTTACCGTCTTCGGCGGAAGCTTAAGCGGCGCCTACGCCGAGAAGATCTGCAAGGTCATGGACCTGGCCACCAAATGCGGCGCGCCGGTCATCGGGCTCAACGACTCCGGGGGTGCGCGCATCCAGGAAGGCGTCGCAAGCCTGGCGGGCTACGCGGACATCTTCTACCGCAACGTGCGTGCCAGCGGCGTCGTCCCGCAGATTTCGGCGATCATGGGCCCCTGCGCCGGCGGCGCGGTCTACAGCCCGGCCATCACCGACTTTATCTTCATGGTGCAGGACACCTCCTACATGTTCATCACCGGGCCGGAGGTCGTAAAAACGGTCACCAGCCAGGAGGTCACCAAGCAGGAGCTCGGCGGCGCGCACGTACACAGTGAGACCAGCGGTGTCTCGCACTTCGAGACGCAGACCGAAGAGGAGTGCATCGCCAAGATCCGCGAACTCCTCTCCTTTGTGCCCTCCAACAACGCCGAAGACGCCCCCTTCGTGCCCACCGACGACGCCTTTGACCGCCGCGACGCCGCGCTTGATACGCTCGTGCCCGAGAACCCCTCCAAGCCCTACGACATCAAAGAGCTCATCGGACATGTCGTCGACGATGGCTACTTCTTCGAGGTTCAGGAAGCCTTTGCCCGCAATATGGTCGTGGGCTTTGCGCGTCTGGGTGGCCGCTCGGTCGGCATCGTCGCCAACCAGCCCGCCCACCTGGCCGGCTGCCTCGACATCAACGCCAGCCTCAAGGGCGCACGTTTTGTGCGCTTCTGCGACGCCTTTAATATCCCCATCGTCACGCTCGTCGACGTCCCCGGCTTCCTTCCGGGCGTCGACCAGGAGTACGGCGGCATCATCAAGCACGGCGCGAAGCTCCTCTTCGCCTACGCCGAAGCCACCGTGCCCAAGGTCACGCTGATCACCCGCAAAGCCTACGGCGGCGCCTACGACGTGATGAGCTCCAAGCATATCGGCGCCGACATCAACTTCGCCTACCCCACCGGTGAGATTGCCGTGATGGGTCCGGACGGCGCTGTGAACATTATTTTCCGCAAGGAGCTGGCCGAGGCCGACGATCCTGTCGCCCGCAAAGACGAGCTCGTGGCCGAATACCGCGAGACCTTTGCCAACCCCTTCAAGGCCGCCGAGCTCGGGTACATCGACGAGATCATCTTCCCCCGCGACACTCGTCCTCGCCTCATCCAGGCCCTGGAGATGCTCGAGAACAAGCGCGCGGAAAACCTGCCCCGCAAGCACGGCAACATCCCGCTCTAA
- a CDS encoding citrate synthase yields the protein MSTAKLTLNGNEYELPTFVGSEGEVAIEIAKLRGTTGAVTLDSGYGNTGSCKSEITFIDGEKGILRYRGYSIEELAEKVSFEEVAYLVIWGELPNADQLKSFTARLEEYAIVDEGVKTILSGFPRTAHPMAMLGAVMAAFGSFVETTGDSEEDILRIIAGMNSLAAYIYRYRRGLPYVYPARGLSYSGQFLHQMWGEPTGEPKINSAVEQALNKLLILHADHEQNCSASTVRMVGSAHASLYASISAGVGALSGPLHGGANQAVLEMLEEIQNDGGDFEKYVGLAKDKESGFRLMGFGHRVYKNFDPRAKILKAACDDVLDSLGVDDPLLDIAKKLEKVALEDEFFVKRKLYPNVDFYSGIIYRALNIPTEMFTVMFALGRVPGWIAQWHEMRNDPTGRIHRPRQIYTGATERAVTPISER from the coding sequence ATGAGCACAGCGAAGTTGACCCTGAACGGCAACGAATACGAACTTCCCACCTTCGTGGGCAGTGAAGGTGAGGTCGCGATCGAGATCGCCAAGCTGCGGGGCACCACCGGGGCGGTGACCCTGGACAGCGGCTACGGCAACACGGGTTCTTGCAAGAGCGAGATCACGTTCATCGATGGCGAGAAGGGCATCCTTCGCTACCGCGGCTACTCCATTGAGGAGCTGGCCGAGAAGGTCTCCTTTGAAGAGGTCGCCTACCTGGTGATCTGGGGCGAGCTGCCCAACGCCGACCAGCTCAAGAGCTTTACGGCGCGTCTTGAGGAGTACGCCATCGTTGATGAGGGCGTCAAAACCATCCTCTCGGGCTTCCCGCGCACCGCGCACCCGATGGCGATGCTCGGCGCCGTGATGGCGGCGTTTGGCTCCTTTGTGGAGACCACCGGTGACTCCGAGGAAGACATCCTGCGCATCATCGCCGGGATGAACTCGCTGGCGGCCTACATCTACCGCTACCGCCGCGGCCTTCCCTACGTCTATCCGGCCAGGGGCCTGAGCTACTCCGGTCAGTTCCTTCACCAGATGTGGGGCGAGCCCACCGGTGAGCCGAAGATCAACTCGGCGGTTGAGCAGGCGCTCAACAAGCTTCTGATCCTGCACGCCGACCACGAGCAGAACTGCAGCGCCTCGACCGTGCGTATGGTCGGCAGCGCCCACGCCTCGCTCTACGCCTCCATCTCCGCCGGTGTCGGCGCGCTCTCCGGCCCGCTGCACGGCGGCGCGAACCAGGCTGTTCTGGAGATGCTCGAAGAGATCCAGAACGACGGCGGCGACTTTGAGAAGTACGTCGGTCTGGCCAAGGACAAAGAGTCGGGCTTCCGTCTGATGGGCTTCGGCCACCGCGTCTACAAGAACTTCGACCCGCGCGCCAAGATCCTCAAGGCGGCCTGTGACGACGTTCTCGACTCGCTGGGCGTTGACGATCCCCTCCTCGACATCGCCAAGAAGCTCGAGAAGGTCGCGCTCGAAGACGAGTTCTTCGTCAAGCGTAAGCTCTACCCCAATGTCGACTTCTACAGCGGCATCATCTACCGCGCGCTGAACATCCCCACCGAGATGTTCACCGTGATGTTCGCCCTGGGTCGCGTTCCGGGCTGGATCGCGCAGTGGCACGAGATGCGTAACGACCCGACCGGTCGCATCCACCGCCCGCGTCAGATCTACACCGGCGCCACCGAGCGCGCCGTCACCCCGATCTCCGAGCGCTGA
- a CDS encoding ArnT family glycosyltransferase: protein MTERSSDATPARQWWRELDGFVQRPTDFFKTHGWVFLLALAVVLPFVGSFGLWDPWETHYGEVGRQITERNDWISTWWGSHWVDSKGGTEGSYFYSKPILLMWMMAIGMELFGVNAFAVRLGVALTGALGIISVYAFGATVFKRRVGALMALVLASSPFWFMLGRQAQTDMPFVGMMTVGMCFFMMGAFGKDRDLPASKFTYALGLGWIGALTIPQISLVLIGLSRWRGSQNALMDALGDSVNLVVIVFGVIFILSALLIVAGLVWNHPRRKKIALAGVLLTWAPLFATLLGVLITAEDRPRALLGWFVWGPTQAALYASCVLGVLYLTLERPTVRRGRIYMLTFYAFIGLATLAKGLLGFMLPGAVLFLYILTTREWSLMKRVEFWRGVLVFIAVAFPWYAAMLIRHHPGFWNRFFVHDHFKRLTSGVHQLTTGSFEHFLRWLGYGLFPWVGFVPAAIARFFGGHKVRLNSDEGRASLMLLMWALVAFTLFTLSSTKFHHYIFPVVPALAMLVALAIDDLLDGDLPLGGALFGVGAVIAAVIAVEFVLDPQQIKNLFSYRYDREWNHAEWDPYFQTWLKPIVTVCVVGALGLGLARTERVRKVALGVTALGALSMAFFCLNIYMPTISSTMSQKQLWDRYYELCTEVEPPPGADTRKTYCEEPVVAFRLNWRGEVYHTHNLVIPIRSDEDWEKYKKEQTEGPIYAIMQNVRYRGEFQRKLPARWKGKACLVHDENLKFVLAKIPCAPDDPARVDKESDAER from the coding sequence ATGACTGAGCGCTCTTCTGACGCCACCCCCGCCCGACAGTGGTGGCGAGAGCTCGACGGCTTTGTACAACGCCCGACCGACTTCTTTAAAACCCACGGCTGGGTCTTTCTTCTGGCCCTGGCCGTGGTGTTGCCCTTCGTCGGCAGCTTCGGGCTCTGGGACCCCTGGGAGACGCATTACGGGGAGGTCGGCCGCCAGATCACCGAGCGCAACGACTGGATCAGCACCTGGTGGGGAAGCCACTGGGTCGACTCCAAGGGCGGCACCGAGGGCTCGTATTTCTACTCCAAGCCCATCCTCCTGATGTGGATGATGGCCATTGGCATGGAGCTTTTTGGCGTCAACGCCTTCGCGGTGCGCCTGGGCGTGGCGCTGACCGGCGCGCTGGGCATCATCTCGGTCTACGCCTTTGGCGCCACGGTCTTTAAGCGCCGCGTCGGCGCGCTGATGGCGCTGGTGCTGGCAAGCTCCCCCTTCTGGTTTATGCTCGGGCGTCAGGCCCAGACGGACATGCCTTTTGTGGGCATGATGACCGTGGGCATGTGCTTCTTTATGATGGGCGCCTTCGGTAAAGATCGCGACCTTCCGGCCAGCAAGTTCACCTACGCCTTAGGCCTGGGCTGGATCGGCGCGCTGACCATCCCGCAGATATCGCTCGTGCTCATCGGGCTCTCGCGCTGGCGAGGATCGCAAAACGCGCTGATGGACGCGCTGGGCGACTCGGTCAACCTGGTGGTGATCGTCTTTGGCGTGATCTTCATTCTCAGCGCGCTGCTCATCGTCGCCGGGCTGGTCTGGAACCACCCCCGACGAAAGAAGATCGCGCTGGCCGGGGTGCTGCTGACCTGGGCGCCGCTCTTTGCGACCCTGCTCGGCGTGCTGATCACCGCCGAGGACCGCCCCCGCGCGCTGCTCGGCTGGTTTGTGTGGGGGCCGACGCAGGCTGCCCTCTACGCCTCGTGTGTGCTCGGTGTGCTCTACCTGACGCTGGAGCGACCCACGGTGCGACGTGGCCGCATCTACATGCTCACCTTTTATGCCTTTATCGGGCTTGCCACGCTGGCCAAGGGGTTGTTGGGCTTCATGCTGCCCGGCGCGGTGCTCTTCCTCTATATCCTGACCACCCGGGAGTGGTCGTTGATGAAGCGCGTGGAGTTCTGGCGCGGCGTGCTGGTGTTCATCGCGGTGGCCTTCCCCTGGTATGCGGCGATGTTGATTCGCCATCACCCGGGCTTCTGGAACCGCTTCTTTGTGCACGACCACTTCAAGCGCCTCACAAGCGGCGTGCACCAGCTGACCACGGGGTCTTTTGAGCACTTCTTGCGCTGGCTGGGCTACGGACTCTTTCCCTGGGTAGGCTTTGTGCCGGCGGCCATCGCGCGCTTCTTCGGCGGCCATAAAGTGCGCCTCAACAGCGATGAGGGGCGCGCCAGCCTGATGCTGCTGATGTGGGCGCTTGTGGCCTTTACGCTCTTTACGCTCTCGAGCACGAAGTTCCACCATTATATCTTCCCGGTGGTGCCGGCGCTGGCGATGCTCGTGGCCCTGGCGATCGACGACCTGCTCGACGGCGACCTTCCCCTGGGGGGCGCGCTCTTCGGGGTGGGGGCGGTGATCGCGGCGGTGATCGCGGTGGAGTTTGTGCTCGACCCGCAGCAGATCAAAAACCTCTTCTCCTACCGCTACGATCGCGAGTGGAATCACGCGGAGTGGGATCCCTACTTCCAGACCTGGCTCAAACCCATTGTGACCGTGTGTGTGGTCGGCGCGCTGGGGTTGGGTCTTGCCCGCACCGAACGCGTGCGCAAAGTGGCGCTGGGCGTAACGGCGCTCGGGGCGCTTTCGATGGCCTTCTTCTGTCTGAACATCTACATGCCGACCATCAGCTCGACGATGAGCCAGAAGCAGCTCTGGGACCGCTACTACGAGCTCTGCACCGAGGTGGAGCCGCCGCCCGGCGCCGATACCCGCAAGACTTACTGCGAAGAGCCGGTCGTTGCGTTTCGTCTCAACTGGCGTGGTGAGGTCTACCACACCCATAACCTGGTCATCCCCATCCGCAGCGATGAGGACTGGGAGAAGTATAAGAAAGAGCAGACCGAAGGACCGATCTACGCCATCATGCAGAACGTGCGTTACCGCGGGGAGTTTCAGCGCAAACTTCCCGCCCGCTGGAAGGGCAAGGCCTGCCTTGTGCACGACGAGAACCTGAAGTTCGTGCTGGCCAAGATCCCGTGTGCGCCTGACGACCCGGCGCGCGTCGATAAGGAGAGTGACGCGGAGCGTTAA
- a CDS encoding lytic transglycosylase domain-containing protein → MVGRHLFAISAAAMLVFGASSASAQLYSYETPSGEVLITSERHPEYKLLEVLSEGPSARAQRASSASSSNTSPRQAPEADPRLSGAREAARRGLPDSFSAREAYFDDLIEEAALAYDLPFGFIKAVIRVESAFQPHVVSHAGAMGLMQLMPRTAESLGVTNAFDARQNVFGGAKFLRILIERYDGDINLILAAYNAGDVAVRRYDGIPYPQTREYVASVYYWYQLYSAQAETP, encoded by the coding sequence ATGGTCGGTCGACATCTATTCGCCATCAGCGCCGCCGCGATGCTGGTGTTCGGGGCATCTTCGGCCTCGGCGCAGCTCTACTCCTACGAGACCCCGTCTGGCGAGGTGCTGATCACGAGCGAGCGTCACCCGGAGTATAAGCTGCTCGAAGTTCTCAGCGAGGGACCGTCGGCGCGGGCCCAGCGCGCCTCGTCCGCGTCGTCATCAAACACCTCTCCTCGCCAGGCACCCGAGGCCGACCCGCGGCTCTCCGGCGCCCGGGAGGCGGCCCGTCGCGGGCTGCCGGACTCCTTCAGCGCGCGCGAGGCCTACTTCGACGATCTCATTGAAGAAGCCGCCCTGGCCTACGACCTGCCCTTCGGATTTATCAAGGCGGTCATCCGGGTGGAGAGTGCCTTTCAGCCCCACGTGGTCAGCCACGCCGGCGCCATGGGGCTGATGCAACTGATGCCCCGCACCGCCGAATCACTCGGGGTGACCAACGCCTTCGACGCCCGACAGAACGTGTTTGGGGGCGCAAAGTTTTTGCGCATCTTGATCGAGCGCTACGATGGGGATATCAACCTGATCCTCGCCGCCTACAACGCGGGCGATGTGGCCGTGCGTCGTTACGACGGCATCCCCTACCCGCAGACCCGCGAATATGTCGCGTCGGTCTATTACTGGTATCAGCTCTACTCAGCCCAAGCGGAGACGCCGTGA
- the pgsA gene encoding CDP-diacylglycerol--glycerol-3-phosphate 3-phosphatidyltransferase, translating to MSASTIRQDIVNIPNVLTLMRIALIPIVAMFIYYGDPLSCVIAVVLFGVASFTDWVDGYLARKLNLVSMTGKFLDPLADKLLVMTALVMLIPLGRLPAWIVIVIVAREISISSLRSLAAGEGLIIAAGEGGKFKTAFQMLGLVFLILHFTYEVNYGMGAVMLNFHAIGFWLLAISVFFSLWSAWEYFWGFLKAIGARADDAAPSAPEELAL from the coding sequence GTGAGCGCCTCAACCATCCGGCAAGACATCGTCAACATCCCCAACGTGTTGACGCTGATGCGCATCGCGCTCATCCCGATCGTGGCGATGTTCATCTACTACGGCGACCCGCTCAGCTGCGTGATCGCGGTGGTGCTCTTCGGGGTCGCCTCGTTCACCGACTGGGTCGACGGGTACCTGGCGCGCAAGCTCAACCTGGTGAGCATGACCGGGAAGTTTCTCGACCCGCTGGCCGACAAGCTTCTGGTGATGACGGCGCTGGTGATGCTGATCCCGCTGGGGAGGTTGCCGGCCTGGATCGTGATCGTGATCGTGGCGCGCGAGATCTCCATCTCTTCTCTACGCAGCCTGGCTGCCGGCGAGGGGCTGATCATTGCGGCTGGCGAGGGCGGGAAGTTTAAGACGGCCTTTCAGATGCTGGGGCTGGTCTTTCTGATCCTGCACTTCACCTACGAGGTGAACTACGGGATGGGCGCGGTGATGCTGAACTTCCACGCCATCGGCTTCTGGCTGCTGGCGATCTCGGTCTTCTTCAGCCTCTGGAGCGCCTGGGAGTACTTCTGGGGCTTTCTGAAGGCCATCGGCGCGCGGGCAGACGATGCCGCCCCGTCCGCCCCCGAAGAACTCGCGCTCTAA
- a CDS encoding DUF58 domain-containing protein, with translation MSPYLTPSGKWLFASGALFTIFGALAREPVLVLLGQIPWWVLLGAMMLILTQSRALQRRQVVLGVESAQGPLRMRYGQRHTLEISVSNASGDRLGALALEPVTSGGIRVETTPTLGGLARGHKLSVPVKLDARHVGRASLQGFEVVLRGRLGLVETRDYLPCVQVVEIFPQLTRSAQRRVRAGLASAARPRRAVARPSASGTDLRELRDYQPGDPLRTVAWKATVRQRRLISREFDDERTHRRVLALDISTSMHSGTPPGRKLDEVIHHVVEQAREYLDRGDEVALLTFDHAIYGRVDSGSGASHLQRMLRHLVGLRSIVDAERSAWDEAAVERFIADYLLIQERLDFRRQQGLEAAVDTRLLRRWLRAQLPWELARWASDAESHGVIASQVSDARRFARLRGLELPPPSEMRAGTKVSGLQAVFEEALRMGRGPLQLVIYSDLCGLNEIDALERYVRLARRRGVDARVVAPFTPAFGREDIPFEAHHERIREIFSIAEADDRARIASRVEALGVPVALVGPDELRGEGAR, from the coding sequence ATGAGCCCCTATCTGACACCTTCGGGGAAGTGGCTCTTTGCCAGCGGCGCGCTCTTTACGATCTTCGGCGCGCTGGCGCGCGAGCCTGTGCTCGTGCTCCTGGGCCAGATCCCCTGGTGGGTGCTGCTCGGCGCGATGATGCTGATCCTGACGCAGTCCAGAGCCTTGCAGCGCCGCCAGGTGGTGCTCGGGGTGGAGAGCGCCCAGGGGCCGCTGCGCATGCGTTACGGCCAGCGGCACACCCTTGAGATCAGCGTCTCCAACGCCTCCGGCGACCGCCTGGGGGCGCTGGCGCTGGAGCCGGTCACCAGCGGTGGCATACGCGTGGAGACCACCCCGACGCTCGGGGGGCTTGCTCGCGGCCACAAGCTCAGCGTGCCGGTAAAGCTGGACGCACGCCATGTCGGACGCGCCAGCCTCCAGGGCTTCGAGGTTGTGCTGCGCGGCCGACTGGGGCTTGTGGAGACCCGCGATTATCTGCCCTGTGTGCAGGTCGTTGAGATCTTTCCGCAGCTCACGCGCAGCGCGCAGCGCCGCGTGCGTGCGGGCCTGGCCAGCGCGGCTCGGCCGCGGCGTGCGGTCGCTCGCCCGTCGGCCTCGGGCACCGACCTGCGGGAGCTTCGCGACTACCAGCCCGGCGATCCGCTGCGCACCGTCGCCTGGAAGGCGACGGTGCGTCAGCGCCGCCTGATCTCCCGCGAGTTTGACGACGAGCGCACCCATCGGCGCGTGCTGGCCCTGGACATCTCCACCTCGATGCACTCGGGGACGCCCCCGGGCCGCAAGCTCGACGAGGTGATTCATCACGTTGTGGAGCAGGCGCGCGAGTACCTGGATCGCGGCGATGAGGTGGCGCTCCTGACCTTCGATCACGCCATCTACGGGCGAGTGGACTCGGGATCGGGCGCGTCCCACCTGCAGCGGATGTTGCGCCATCTCGTGGGACTTCGCTCCATCGTCGACGCCGAGCGCAGCGCCTGGGATGAGGCGGCTGTGGAGCGTTTTATCGCCGACTATCTTCTGATCCAGGAGCGCCTGGACTTTCGGCGTCAGCAGGGGCTTGAGGCCGCGGTAGATACGCGTCTTCTAAGGCGCTGGCTCCGCGCCCAGCTCCCCTGGGAGTTGGCCCGCTGGGCCAGCGACGCCGAGTCGCACGGCGTGATTGCCAGTCAGGTCAGCGACGCGCGCCGCTTCGCCAGGCTGCGCGGCCTGGAGCTGCCGCCTCCCTCGGAGATGCGCGCCGGCACCAAGGTCAGCGGCCTGCAGGCTGTCTTTGAAGAAGCGCTCAGGATGGGGCGCGGCCCGCTGCAGCTGGTGATCTACAGCGACCTCTGCGGGCTTAACGAGATCGACGCGCTGGAGCGCTACGTGCGGCTGGCGCGCCGGCGCGGGGTCGATGCGCGTGTGGTGGCTCCCTTTACGCCGGCATTTGGCCGCGAAGATATCCCCTTTGAGGCGCACCATGAGCGCATCCGCGAGATATTCTCGATCGCCGAGGCCGATGATCGCGCGCGCATCGCGTCCCGGGTTGAGGCGCTCGGCGTGCCCGTGGCCCTGGTCGGGCCCGATGAGCTGAGAGGGGAGGGCGCGCGCTGA
- a CDS encoding AAA family ATPase: MSDAPANTAAPATSAPRAETSAEGSNLPRVQTPDGAAASIAEERLKEVRAICEAMRQQVSATFIGAPEVVDALLVALFARGHILLEGVPGVAKTTLCRAFARTIDATFRRVQFTPDLLPSDITGTYVPNLSTNAFDLRRGPVFTNVLLGDEINRAPAKTQSAMLEAMQERQVTIEGVTHMLPSPFVVLATQNPIEQEGVYMLPEAQLDRFLLKLTIGYPSADQELEVLKTHRQSRAPVEAVISAEQAEAIIGLVEQVHISHELMRYILGIVRQTRTDTRALLGASPRASLALLKASQARALIRGRGYVLPDDIQAMAVAVLAHRIVLHPDAELDGTRGQDLVESALKAVRYG; this comes from the coding sequence ATGAGCGACGCACCCGCCAACACCGCAGCTCCCGCCACCAGCGCCCCCCGGGCGGAGACCTCCGCTGAGGGGTCGAACCTCCCGCGGGTTCAGACCCCGGACGGGGCGGCGGCTTCCATCGCAGAGGAGCGACTCAAGGAGGTCCGCGCCATCTGTGAGGCGATGCGCCAGCAGGTCAGTGCGACCTTCATCGGCGCGCCGGAGGTGGTCGATGCGCTGCTCGTCGCGCTCTTTGCCCGCGGTCATATTTTGCTTGAGGGCGTCCCCGGGGTGGCCAAAACCACCCTTTGCCGGGCCTTCGCGCGCACGATCGACGCGACCTTCCGACGCGTGCAGTTCACCCCGGATCTGCTCCCCTCAGACATTACCGGGACGTATGTGCCCAACCTGAGCACGAACGCCTTTGATCTGCGCCGCGGGCCGGTCTTTACCAACGTGCTCCTGGGCGATGAGATCAACCGCGCGCCGGCCAAGACCCAGTCGGCAATGCTCGAGGCGATGCAGGAGCGTCAGGTCACCATCGAGGGCGTCACCCACATGCTGCCCTCACCCTTTGTGGTGCTTGCCACCCAGAACCCCATTGAGCAGGAGGGGGTCTATATGTTGCCGGAGGCGCAGCTGGACCGCTTTCTGCTAAAACTGACCATCGGCTACCCCAGCGCCGACCAGGAGCTGGAGGTGCTCAAGACCCATCGCCAGAGCAGGGCGCCGGTCGAGGCGGTGATCAGCGCCGAGCAGGCCGAGGCGATCATCGGTCTGGTCGAGCAGGTCCATATCAGCCATGAGTTGATGCGCTACATCCTGGGGATCGTGCGCCAGACCCGCACCGATACCCGCGCCCTTCTGGGGGCGTCGCCACGTGCCTCCCTGGCGCTACTGAAGGCCTCCCAGGCGCGCGCGTTGATTCGCGGCAGGGGGTATGTGCTCCCGGATGATATCCAGGCCATGGCGGTGGCTGTGTTGGCGCATCGCATCGTGCTTCACCCCGACGCCGAGCTCGATGGCACCCGGGGCCAGGACCTTGTGGAGAGCGCGCTGAAAGCCGTGCGCTACGGATGA